A stretch of the Aegilops tauschii subsp. strangulata cultivar AL8/78 chromosome 4, Aet v6.0, whole genome shotgun sequence genome encodes the following:
- the LOC109768039 gene encoding uncharacterized protein, translating into MSTSSPTSSPPPSADGGDDGGGARCISPTSSRRKVSPNRSGGSSRKSPGSREFGNSVLKSVNKSTSQFKKSVIRRSGPSIDWFPRKKTESYLKRKIKRLQETDGMTASLHDTLENSNLHYTRMAREKIAASEAARKAMEARKTAMVEASWCRILQTARIQNKEAEELMEKAKLHATEAFEYARVIGIMMYDKPDCPSQQYEVESSAKTGGRPTHKVTASFQTAFEVDMEVAAAVKKAFVKLANSPDLSNQEEFKELLRKISQNPDATDSDVNSEAEQQLGDCNNEETNNFKSNNNTSRRSIFPSDFNTADLEQSTDLVNIMLERIKALHEDDLASLAVIVATSGLNAALQRDKGKFPEMKPVSHTTAGSHRPQSRRYSTAASFIDIQGPKKEVSSELPSLDKFLVKHHSKLEREVQEAKEACRKVTSAKPVVQDGQGQLAGSYTTALESASDLGSILVKNMSRLEKEILEAKKSNQCADSSEGSCKVVTDDAQASTEESESLKGQSEVLSDSNVKRNCDNRESGEESNCVQACTDSSQDKENRILSSHKLPPLAAKGNHGGKRLTRIEAAKLEALRSFCTKDGSEVDVGLDNVFVKPTNRLEMEKRKALEQGQTDVQKQKDPQKCCDNTPVSLDEILVKRVSRLEREKMEYEKRNASGQGQTIVSRDQRKYGNIATASESLDQVLVKRVSRLEREKMEYEKRNASGGARTGVQTGNDDKASDSLDQILVKHVSRPEKEKMEQEKKGGSDTLLLKKSDTQCADGAAGGLADIFVKRPTKLEQAKQAAAAAAAEGNSTRVLNPAEERRRAREKELLDAWGGEGLGSSVKPHLSKIESDKAACRKTEGELKQERRRAREKELLDAWGGVGLGNSMKPHLSKIEKDKAAWRKLEEEQKQICAGTTEL; encoded by the exons ATGTCGACCTCGTCTCCCACCTCGTCGCCGCCTCCCTCCGCTGACGgaggcgacgacggcggcggggccCGCTGCATCTCGCCGACGTCCTCCCGTCGGAAGGTCTCCCCCAACCGCAGCGGCGGGAGCTCCCGCAAG AGTCCAGGTTCAAGAGAATTTGGAAACTCAGTACTGAAATCTGTGAATAAGTCGACATCCCAGTTCAAGAAATCTGTGATTCGCAGAAGTGGTCCTTCGATTGATTGGTTCCCTAGGAAAAAAACTGAATCATACTTGAAAAGAAAGATAAAGCGTCTTCAG GAGACTGATGGTATGACCGCATCCCTTCATGATACTCTGGAAAATTCCAATCTTCATTATACTAGGATGGCAAGGGAGAAAATTGCAGCCAGTGAAGCGGCCAGAAAGGCGATGGAAGCTCGCAAGACTGCTATGGTTGAAGCTTCGTGGTGTAGAATTCTTCAAACAGCCAG GATCCAAAACAAAGAAGCTGAAGAACTTATGGAAAAGGCCAAGTTGCATGCGACTGAAGCATTTGAATACGCTAGAGTAATAGGTATCATGATGTATGACAAGCCTGACTGTCCCAGTCAGCAGTATGAGGTGGAATCCTCGGCAAAAACTGGAGGAAGACCAACTCACAAGGTTACAGCGTCCTTTCAGACTGCTTTTGAGGTTGATATGGAGGTTGCTGCTGCAGTGAAGAAGGCATTTGTCAAACTTGCAAACTCTCCTGATTTGTCAAACCAAGAAGAGTTTAAGGAGCTATTGCGGAAAATTAGCCAAAATCCAGATGCGACTGATAGTGATGTGAATTCTGAAGCTGAGCAGCAGCTTGGTGACTGTAACAATGAAGAAACAAACAATTTCAAATCCAATAACAATACCTCCAGAAGAAGCATCTTTCCATCTGATTTCAACACTGCTGATCTAGAACAATCCACTGATCTTGTAAACATTATGCTTGAAAGGATAAAAGCTCTTCATGAAGACGACCTTGCCTCTTTGGCGGTCATTGTTGCCACATCTGGCCTAAATGCAGCACTTCAAAGGGATAAGGGAAAATTTCCTGAAATGAAGCCTGTGAGCCACACTACTGCAGGGTCACACAGACCACAATCAAGAAGATATTCCACTGCAGCCAGCTTTATTGATATACAAGGACCAAAGAAAGAAGTCTCGTCTGAATTACCCAGTCTGGACAAGTTCTTGGTCAAGCATCATTCAAAACTAGAAAGAGAAGTTCAAGAAGCAAAAGAAGCATGCAGAAAAGTCACTTCAGCAAAACCTGTTGTACAAGATGGCCAGGGCCAACTTGCAGGGAGCTACACAACGGCACTAGAATCTGCTTCTGATCTGGGCAGCATTCTTGTGAAGAATATGTCTAGGCTTGAGAAAGAGATCTTGGAAGCCAAGAAGAGCAACCAATGCGCCGATTCTTCTGAAGGGAGCTGTAAGGTTGTTACAGATGATGCGCAAGCCAGCACCGAAGAATCTGAATCTCTCAAGGGTCAGTCAGAAGTCTTGTCTGACAGCAATGTAAAGAGAAACTGTGATAACAGGGAATCGGGTGAAGAAAGCAATTGCGTTCAAGCCTGTACCGATTCTTCACAAGATAAAGAAAACAGAATTTTAAGTTCACATAAGCTGCCACCCTTGGCTGCAAAGGGTAACCATGGTGGCAAAAGATTGACTCGAATTGAAGCTGCAAAGCTTGAAGCACTTAGAAGTTTCTGCACTAAGGATGGCAGTGAAGTAGATGTTGGCCTCGATAATGTCTTTGTTAAGCCAACCAATAGACTGGAGATGGAAAAGAGAAAAGCACTGGAGCAAGGACAGACCGACGTGCAGAAGCAGAAAGATCCACAGAAGTGTTGTGATAACACACCAGTGAGTTTAGATGAGATTTTAGTGAAGCGTGTATCAAGACTGGAAAGAGAGAAAATGGAGTATGAGAAGAGGAATGCCTCGGGACAAGGACAGACCATTGTGTCACGTGATCAGCGGAAGTATGGCAACATTGCTACAGCATCCGAGAGCTTGGATCAAGTCCTAGTAAAACGTGTTAGTCGACTAGAAAGGGAGAAGATGGAATATGAGAAGAGGAATGCATCAGGAGGAGCAAGAACTGGTGTGCAGACTGGTAACGATGACAAAGCATCTGATAGTTTAGATCAGATCTTGGTTAAACATGTCTCCAGGCCTGAAAAGGAGAAGATGGAGCAAGAAAAGAAGGGTGGTAGTGACACACTATTGCTGAAGAAGAGTGATACACAGTGTGCAGATGGAGCGGCCGGAGGCCTTGCTGACATCTTTGTCAAGCGTCCAACGAAGCTTGAGCAAGCCAAGcaggctgctgctgctgctgctgctgaagGAAATTCGACAAGAGTCTTAAACCCCGCTGAAGAGCGCAGGAGAGCGAGGGAGAAAGAGCTTCTGGATGCATGGGGAGGAGAGGGGCTTGGGAGCTCGGTGAAGCCCCATCTGTCCAAGATTGAGAGTGACAAG GCTGCATGCAGGAAAACAGAGGGAGAACTGAAGCAGGAGCGCAGAAGAGCAAGGGAGAAGGAGCTTCTTGATGCATGGGGAGGAGTGGGGCTCGGCAACTCGATGAAGCCACATCTCTCCAAGATCGA